TTCTGTTGACGGTAAGATATGTATGCTTGTGGGTAACAAAGTTCCAAGATGCTTGAATTGGACTTCAAGCGAAACTCCTGCCGTGATCGATTTGGAAACTGATTTTTATAATCATGGATCAAaggtatttttgtttttattttgttttttgttttttttttctttcatatttattgattttcttttatgttattaaatgtAGCTTAAGTTTGAAAGAATTGTACCTTCTGCGGATGAGAAAAGAGTTTTAATGCTGAATGGCTTTTTTGCCTCTGAAAAGAAGAAGGGCAGTATCCAGAAAGCTCATACCGCTGACGATGATGATCTTGCTGCTGTTAATGATGCGAATGACCATTCTTTGTCTTCTgcatcaacacaaaatcaacagcATATCAACAGTCTGTCAAAGAGGGTTGGGAATATTGAAAAGCAGCTGAAAAGTGTTATTCTTCAGCAGTCTGAGATCAAGAAGGATCTGAAATCCTATCATGATGATATTGATAATGGTATGATTGAAATACAAGCtgttttgaaagatttggtcaCCAAAATGGACCGTTATATTGAAAAGTCAGAAATTATTAAGGTACAGTTTTTaactttctttattttgtttatatacattcttttatttttgaaattgttgTGTTGATAtatgttttgtgtttttagCGTGTTGACGATAAGGATGATCGTGGTCGTAAAAGTGATTCTTCGTCGGAAAGTGATGACGATAATCAGAATAAAGATAATGATCTTAATAAGGCTGAAGATCTTTCTGCTTTGGATAATGATCaggaagaagaagataaatCTGTGCAAGGTGGTGAAAGGAAGATTGAAGAAGCTACGGACGATGTTTCCGGGGTTGATGTTGATACAAATTTGAACATGAATGAGGTATTTGTGGTTTTTCATTGTATTTAATGTGTACTATATTATTGTTCTTAACTGTTTATACTTGTTAAAAATTTTGAAGGGAGAAGATGTTTTTTTAACGGATTCCCAATTAACTCAGTTGGACGAACAAGTTGCGTC
This region of Mercurialis annua linkage group LG1-X, ddMerAnnu1.2, whole genome shotgun sequence genomic DNA includes:
- the LOC126676024 gene encoding uncharacterized protein LOC126676024, whose protein sequence is MLNGFFASEKKKGSIQKAHTADDDDLAAVNDANDHSLSSASTQNQQHINSLSKRVGNIEKQLKSVILQQSEIKKDLKSYHDDIDNGMIEIQAVLKDLVTKMDRYIEKSEIIKRVDDKDDRGRKSDSSSESDDDNQNKDNDLNKAEDLSALDNDQEEEDKSVQGGERKIEEATDDVSGVDVDTNLNMNEVFVVFHCI